From the genome of Candidatus Methylomirabilota bacterium, one region includes:
- the ligD gene encoding DNA ligase D, producing MPLREYARKRDFTRTPEPRGRAHGARNGAAFVIQKHAASRLHWDFRLELDGVLKSWAVPKGPSLDPTDKRLAMHVEDHPVEYGDFEGVIPAGEYGGGTVMLWDRGTWTPAGDAREGYRKGSLKFTLDGERLHGGWALVRMRGRNERDGDRTWLLIKEKDGAARTGWDAAKIEGKAKSVASDRTMEQIAAAKDRVWHAKDAPWEGPSTTLAAAARAAGAKPATARGARAKPAAAPAPRGRAGALPRFVPPELATLVSEAPEGDQWLHEIKFDGYRLLARLENGRARLMSRNDKDWTERLPEVAEAVARLPARRALIDGEVVVLQPDGTSSFQALQNLMQGERRGELAYMVFDLLHLDGRDLTALPLEDRKAALGELVGEKASGIVRYSAHVVGGGAEFLRQACRLHLEGAVAKRRDAPYRSGRGRDWLKVKCGRRQEVVIGGFTRGEGSRVGLGALLVGVREGPRLVFAGKVGTGFDAQSLRALTSRLAKLERRDSPFDPAPRIAGARWVKPELVAEVAFTEWTSDGKMRHPSFQGLREDKPAAEVRREVEAVPSARAGDRAIGAGAGDGATVGGVRLTHPDRVLFPKPRTTKLDLARYYESIAEWILPHLRDRPTSLVRCPEGLAG from the coding sequence ATGCCGCTTCGCGAGTACGCGCGCAAGCGCGATTTCACGCGCACGCCGGAGCCGCGCGGACGGGCCCATGGGGCTCGGAACGGCGCTGCCTTCGTCATCCAGAAGCACGCGGCCTCGCGCCTGCACTGGGACTTCCGGCTCGAGCTCGACGGCGTGCTCAAGAGCTGGGCCGTCCCGAAAGGCCCGAGCCTTGACCCCACCGACAAGCGCCTCGCCATGCACGTCGAGGATCATCCGGTGGAGTACGGCGACTTCGAAGGCGTGATTCCTGCGGGCGAGTACGGCGGCGGCACCGTGATGCTGTGGGATCGCGGGACGTGGACGCCGGCCGGCGATGCGCGCGAAGGCTACCGGAAGGGCTCGCTCAAGTTCACTCTCGACGGCGAGCGCTTGCATGGCGGCTGGGCGCTCGTGCGGATGCGCGGCCGGAACGAGCGCGACGGTGACCGAACCTGGCTCCTCATCAAGGAGAAGGACGGGGCGGCGCGGACCGGCTGGGATGCCGCCAAGATCGAGGGCAAGGCGAAGAGCGTGGCGAGCGATCGCACCATGGAGCAGATCGCCGCCGCGAAAGACCGCGTCTGGCATGCGAAGGACGCGCCCTGGGAGGGGCCCTCGACGACGCTCGCCGCGGCGGCCCGCGCGGCGGGCGCGAAGCCCGCGACGGCGCGCGGTGCGCGCGCGAAGCCCGCGGCGGCGCCCGCCCCACGCGGCCGGGCGGGCGCGCTGCCGCGCTTCGTCCCGCCGGAACTGGCCACGCTCGTGTCGGAGGCGCCCGAAGGTGACCAGTGGCTGCACGAGATCAAATTCGACGGCTATCGCCTCCTCGCCCGGCTCGAGAACGGCCGCGCCCGGCTCATGAGCCGCAACGACAAGGACTGGACGGAGCGCCTCCCTGAGGTCGCCGAGGCGGTGGCGCGCCTTCCCGCCCGCCGCGCGCTCATCGACGGCGAGGTCGTCGTGCTGCAGCCCGACGGCACCAGCAGCTTCCAGGCCCTGCAGAACCTCATGCAGGGTGAGCGGCGGGGCGAGCTCGCCTACATGGTCTTCGATCTCCTCCACCTGGACGGCCGTGATCTCACCGCACTCCCGCTCGAGGACCGCAAGGCCGCCTTGGGGGAGCTCGTGGGGGAGAAGGCGTCCGGCATCGTCCGCTACAGCGCGCACGTCGTAGGGGGGGGCGCGGAGTTCCTGCGCCAGGCCTGCCGCCTCCATCTCGAGGGCGCGGTAGCCAAGCGGCGCGACGCGCCCTATCGCTCGGGCCGCGGGCGCGACTGGCTGAAGGTCAAGTGCGGGCGCCGCCAGGAAGTCGTCATCGGCGGCTTCACCCGGGGCGAGGGCTCGCGCGTGGGCCTCGGCGCCCTGCTCGTGGGCGTGCGCGAGGGCCCGCGTCTCGTCTTCGCGGGCAAGGTGGGCACGGGCTTCGACGCCCAGAGCCTGCGCGCGCTGACTTCTCGCCTCGCGAAGCTGGAGCGGCGGGACAGCCCCTTCGACCCCGCGCCCCGCATCGCGGGGGCGCGCTGGGTCAAGCCCGAGCTCGTCGCCGAGGTCGCCTTCACCGAGTGGACCAGCGACGGCAAGATGCGCCACCCGTCGTTCCAGGGCCTGCGCGAGGACAAGCCCGCGGCCGAGGTGCGGCGCGAGGTCGAGGCAGTCCCGAGCGCGCGCGCTGGAGACCGTGCGATCGGCGCCGGAGCTGGCGACGGGGCGACGGTGGGCGGCGTGCGCCTGACCCATCCCGATCGCGTTCTCTTCCCGAAGCCGCGGACCACCAAGCTCGACCTCGCCCGCTACTACGAGTCGATCGCGGAGTGGATCCTGCCGCACCTGCGCGACCGGCCGACCTCGCTGGTGCGCTGCCCGGAAGGCCTCGCGGGCG
- a CDS encoding ATP-binding protein, whose protein sequence is MDPRADLEEARHLREELKRERLARIAADRTNRLNDELMRSLAHKLRNPLNTIRLWTQVLREQAGEPAVVARALDGLEHATLLQARQIDTLLDLSRIALGRMRLDLEPVDLVAIVRSAVEAVRPMAQVKRLSIETDLGMPVGVISGDPARLGQVLWHLLTNAIRFTPHGGRIGVTLRRSGDRAMLSIADSGHGIAPDFLPHVFDRYRPEESRVPPVEDGPGLGLVLARHIVELHGGTIRAESDGEGRGSTFTLELPLPGTTVPAVTRDDVTGSTDGMGGGSRGLRASSLIGVRVLVVEDEPEARDSLRILLQRFGAEVAAAGSARQAIETFTHGAFDIVISDIAMPGGDGYELVRAIRGLGPERGGRIPAVAVTAGARPEDRRRALAEGFQVHLPKPVDAVELVRQVTVLSGR, encoded by the coding sequence ATGGACCCTCGGGCTGATCTCGAGGAGGCGCGGCATCTTCGTGAGGAGTTGAAGCGGGAGCGCCTCGCTCGCATCGCGGCGGATCGGACAAACCGGCTCAACGATGAGCTGATGCGCTCGCTCGCCCACAAGCTCCGCAACCCCCTGAATACCATTCGCCTGTGGACCCAGGTGCTGCGCGAGCAGGCGGGCGAGCCCGCCGTGGTCGCCCGGGCCCTCGATGGCCTCGAGCATGCCACCCTGCTCCAGGCGCGTCAGATCGACACCTTGCTCGATCTCTCGCGCATCGCCCTGGGCCGCATGCGACTCGACCTCGAGCCCGTAGATCTGGTCGCCATCGTGCGAAGCGCCGTCGAGGCCGTGCGGCCCATGGCCCAGGTCAAGCGCCTCTCGATCGAGACGGATCTGGGCATGCCGGTCGGGGTGATCTCCGGTGATCCGGCCCGGCTCGGCCAGGTCCTCTGGCACCTCTTGACCAACGCCATCCGCTTCACGCCCCATGGGGGACGCATCGGCGTCACGCTGCGGCGGTCGGGAGATCGAGCGATGCTCAGCATCGCCGACAGCGGCCACGGCATCGCTCCCGATTTCCTGCCGCATGTCTTCGATCGCTATCGGCCGGAGGAGAGCCGCGTGCCGCCGGTCGAGGACGGCCCCGGACTCGGGCTGGTGCTGGCCCGCCACATCGTGGAGCTGCACGGAGGCACCATCCGGGCGGAGAGCGACGGCGAGGGCCGCGGGTCCACCTTCACGCTGGAGCTTCCGCTCCCGGGAACGACCGTGCCCGCGGTGACTCGTGACGACGTCACCGGATCGACCGATGGCATGGGTGGCGGCTCGCGCGGGCTGCGGGCCTCATCCCTCATCGGCGTGCGGGTGCTGGTGGTCGAGGACGAGCCGGAGGCGCGCGATAGCCTGCGCATCCTGCTGCAGCGCTTCGGCGCGGAGGTCGCGGCGGCGGGCTCGGCGCGTCAGGCCATCGAGACGTTCACGCACGGCGCCTTCGACATCGTGATCAGCGACATCGCCATGCCCGGCGGGGACGGCTACGAGCTGGTGCGTGCCATCCGCGGACTCGGCCCCGAGCGCGGGGGCCGCATCCCCGCAGTGGCGGTGACGGCGGGCGCGCGTCCTGAAGACCGCCGGCGGGCGCTGGCCGAGGGATTCCAGGTCCATCTCCCGAAGCCGGTCGACGCCGTCGAGCTCGTCCGCCAGGTGACGGTCCTGAGCGGTCGATGA
- a CDS encoding DUF748 domain-containing protein produces the protein MAVVVALAYLVAFQLDEPMRRSMESRMNAALKGYKVSIGHLDFHPFGFSLDLKDVVVRQEQAPDPPVASIPRLSASVEWRQLVRARVVGEIEIVEPSVNLNLTQAREEAKDPVPVEKKGWQEALEAIYPLKINLFTIKDGTFVYTDAGAYKPLHLRQVNVEASNIRNVKSQERTYPSEVHASAQVFEHGSLKIDGNADFLAEPHPGILADVSLQGIELDYFRPLTSRFANVTIKGGLLGADGRVEYAPTVKTADLQHAEISGVDVEYVHEVKGTAPEKQATRKVVQATETVSEKPGVLVKIGEFDVVRSTLAFVNRGTNPPYRLFLTDTAIHARNISSQSAEGLGNFELTGKFMDSGPAVVKARFRPGKPTPGVEAQIRITDVDMTRMNDLWKAYAKVDVAGGEFALYSELAAKDGMISGYVKPLLKDVNVYDPGQDKKKNIVRRAYEAVVGAMSTVLENRPREEMATRVDISGRIDNPQVRPVVAAGRLFENAFIKAILPGFERRGRER, from the coding sequence GTGGCGGTGGTCGTCGCGCTCGCGTATCTCGTGGCCTTCCAGCTCGACGAGCCCATGCGCCGCTCGATGGAGTCTCGGATGAACGCGGCGCTCAAGGGCTACAAGGTCTCGATCGGCCACCTCGACTTCCATCCCTTCGGGTTCTCGCTGGACCTGAAGGACGTCGTGGTCCGTCAGGAGCAGGCGCCGGATCCCCCGGTCGCCTCGATCCCGCGGCTCAGCGCCAGCGTCGAATGGCGGCAGCTCGTCCGGGCGCGCGTGGTCGGCGAGATCGAGATCGTCGAGCCGTCGGTGAACCTGAACCTCACCCAGGCGCGCGAGGAGGCGAAGGATCCGGTGCCGGTGGAGAAGAAGGGATGGCAGGAGGCACTCGAGGCCATCTATCCACTGAAGATCAACCTGTTCACGATCAAGGACGGAACGTTCGTCTATACCGACGCCGGAGCGTACAAGCCGCTCCACCTGCGGCAGGTGAACGTGGAGGCGTCGAACATTCGTAACGTCAAGTCGCAGGAGCGCACCTATCCATCGGAAGTCCACGCGAGCGCGCAGGTGTTCGAGCACGGGAGCCTCAAGATCGACGGCAATGCGGACTTCCTCGCCGAGCCGCATCCGGGCATCCTCGCCGACGTCAGCTTGCAGGGGATCGAGCTCGACTACTTCCGGCCGCTCACGAGCCGCTTCGCCAACGTGACGATCAAGGGTGGTCTGCTCGGAGCCGACGGCCGCGTCGAGTACGCGCCGACCGTCAAGACCGCGGACCTCCAGCACGCCGAGATCTCCGGCGTCGACGTCGAGTACGTGCACGAGGTGAAGGGCACCGCACCCGAGAAGCAAGCGACGCGCAAGGTCGTGCAGGCGACCGAAACGGTATCGGAGAAGCCGGGGGTGCTCGTGAAGATCGGCGAGTTCGACGTCGTCCGCAGCACCCTGGCCTTCGTGAACCGCGGGACGAATCCTCCCTACCGTCTCTTCCTGACGGACACCGCCATCCATGCCCGGAACATCAGCAGCCAGAGCGCGGAAGGCCTGGGGAACTTCGAGCTGACCGGGAAGTTCATGGACAGCGGCCCCGCGGTGGTGAAAGCCCGCTTCCGGCCCGGCAAGCCCACGCCGGGTGTGGAGGCTCAGATTCGCATCACCGACGTCGACATGACTCGGATGAACGATCTCTGGAAGGCTTACGCCAAGGTCGACGTGGCGGGGGGCGAGTTCGCGCTCTACTCCGAGCTGGCCGCGAAGGACGGCATGATATCGGGCTACGTCAAGCCGCTCCTCAAGGACGTCAACGTCTACGATCCCGGGCAGGACAAGAAGAAGAACATCGTTCGCCGCGCGTACGAGGCGGTGGTGGGCGCGATGTCCACCGTGCTCGAGAACCGGCCACGGGAGGAAATGGCCACGCGTGTCGACATATCGGGCCGCATCGACAATCCGCAGGTGAGGCCGGTGGTCGCGGCGGGGCGGCTCTTCGAGAACGCCTTCATCAAGGCCATCCTGCCCGGCTTCGAGCGGCGCGGGCGGGAGCGCTAG
- a CDS encoding response regulator, with protein MTRVLVVEDSQDSREALQILLELEGHEVRVAASGEDAVRAVTESEPDWALIDIGLPDIDGYETARRIRAGHRAVRLIALTGHNRPEDRERALAEGFDAHLVKPVDPARLFTILGGSS; from the coding sequence ATGACGCGAGTGCTCGTCGTCGAGGACAGTCAGGACAGCCGCGAGGCGCTCCAGATTCTCCTCGAGCTCGAGGGGCATGAGGTCCGGGTGGCCGCCTCCGGCGAGGACGCCGTCCGTGCGGTGACGGAGTCCGAGCCCGACTGGGCCCTCATCGACATCGGCCTCCCCGATATCGACGGCTACGAGACGGCGCGCCGCATCCGCGCCGGCCATCGCGCGGTCCGCCTCATCGCGCTGACCGGACACAATCGTCCGGAGGACCGCGAGCGGGCGCTCGCCGAAGGCTTCGATGCGCATCTGGTCAAGCCGGTGGATCCGGCGCGCCTCTTCACGATTCTTGGAGGTTCATCATGA
- a CDS encoding GlsB/YeaQ/YmgE family stress response membrane protein: MMSVLGWVVFGLIVGIVAKLVHPGRDPGGFVMTIIIGIVGALIGGYIGRGLGWYQPGDPVGFVMAVLGAIILLVLYRVVAGRAMRGA, encoded by the coding sequence ATCATGAGCGTGCTCGGCTGGGTCGTCTTCGGGCTGATCGTGGGCATCGTCGCCAAGCTCGTGCATCCCGGCCGCGACCCGGGCGGCTTCGTCATGACCATCATCATCGGCATCGTCGGCGCGCTGATCGGTGGCTACATCGGGCGCGGGCTCGGCTGGTACCAACCGGGCGATCCCGTCGGCTTCGTCATGGCGGTGCTGGGGGCGATCATCCTGCTCGTGCTGTATCGCGTGGTGGCGGGCCGCGCCATGCGGGGAGCCTGA
- a CDS encoding DUF3309 domain-containing protein gives MLSTILVVVLVLMVLGAVPAWPYSREWGYFPSGLLGIVLLVFLILALTGRV, from the coding sequence ATGCTCAGCACGATTCTCGTCGTCGTGCTCGTTCTGATGGTGCTGGGAGCCGTCCCAGCATGGCCGTACAGCCGGGAATGGGGATACTTCCCGAGCGGGCTACTGGGAATCGTCCTGCTCGTGTTCTTGATCCTCGCCCTGACCGGCCGCGTCTAG
- a CDS encoding BON domain-containing protein — MTKLSASVVVGLALAASPAWVSAADEKKSTEEKSSTTQAVKTNVSDSWITSKAKIALFADSRVPGASVHVETQKGMVYLRGKVESDEAKKAAEDVARGVEGVQGVKNELQVVPASAKKMVEAKDDDITKQVKERFKADPKLKSLDIRTDNGVVTLQGKLPSINDSARASQMAREVPGVRSVRNDTTYESPRASMSSDKMSSDKPSLKERVSDKTSDMKHDMTASNAAGQTHVRAAQEKLKEKGFDPGPIDGVWGPRTAAAVSDFQRSENLKVTSRLDAETLGKLDVGVGGATRPPQTK, encoded by the coding sequence ATGACCAAGCTGAGCGCAAGCGTGGTGGTCGGCCTCGCGCTCGCCGCGTCCCCCGCGTGGGTCAGCGCGGCGGACGAGAAGAAGTCCACCGAGGAGAAGTCGTCCACCACGCAAGCGGTGAAGACCAACGTCAGCGACTCGTGGATCACGTCCAAGGCCAAGATCGCCCTGTTCGCGGACAGCCGCGTGCCCGGCGCCTCCGTGCACGTGGAGACGCAGAAAGGCATGGTCTATCTCCGCGGTAAGGTGGAGAGCGACGAGGCGAAGAAGGCGGCGGAAGACGTCGCCCGCGGCGTCGAAGGCGTGCAGGGCGTGAAGAACGAGCTGCAGGTGGTTCCGGCCTCCGCCAAGAAGATGGTTGAGGCGAAGGATGATGATATCACCAAGCAGGTGAAGGAGCGCTTCAAGGCCGATCCGAAACTGAAGAGCCTTGACATCCGCACCGACAACGGCGTGGTGACGCTCCAGGGCAAGCTGCCCAGCATCAACGACAGCGCGCGGGCCTCGCAGATGGCCCGTGAGGTGCCGGGGGTGCGGTCGGTGCGTAACGACACGACGTACGAGAGCCCGCGCGCCAGCATGAGCTCGGACAAGATGAGCTCGGACAAACCGAGCCTGAAGGAGCGCGTGTCGGACAAGACGTCGGACATGAAGCACGACATGACCGCGTCGAACGCGGCGGGTCAGACCCACGTGCGGGCCGCTCAGGAGAAGCTGAAGGAGAAGGGCTTCGACCCGGGCCCGATCGATGGCGTCTGGGGACCGCGTACCGCCGCAGCGGTGAGCGACTTCCAGCGTAGTGAGAATCTGAAGGTGACGAGTCGCCTGGACGCCGAGACGCTCGGCAAGCTCGACGTCGGGGTGGGCGGCGCGACCAGGCCTCCGCAGACGAAGTAA